A single region of the Streptomyces sp. NBC_01262 genome encodes:
- a CDS encoding TROVE domain-containing protein produces MSKFNFRVRKAAAALTYEGGAAFTRDTKHDLVLLAVVNMVGEDTFYEKAGDRDDRFRTLVRAVAVEDADWTVRFVGWLRGEANMRSASLVAAAEAVRARLDAGLHGDNRRLVDAACLRADEPGEFLAYWTASYGRAVPKPVKRGLADAVRRLYNERSLLKYDTDTRGYRFADVLELVHAAPDPAKAAWQGPLFKHAIDRRHNRDEAVPDALRMLRARAELMALPVAERRAVLDRPDGPETLARAGMTWEALAGWLQGPMDAGAWSAVLPSMGLMAVIRNLRNLDEAAVPDEIAGQLAARLADPEQVARSRQFPYRFLSAYRAAPSLRWGHALDKALTAATANVPRLPGRTLVLVDTSASMGSPVSARSQVRHVDIGALFGAVLAHRGSDVDLVGFADGHFRHKLKPGGSPLRDIEAFCARIGEVGHGTQTVDALRATYRDHDRVVIISDMQAFAPWGGGSVSTAVPAQVPVFGVNTTGYAPAVLDAGQPNRYEIGGFSDKLFTMVGLLSGNDPAAWPWEAGRESAA; encoded by the coding sequence ATGAGCAAGTTCAATTTCCGTGTCCGCAAGGCGGCTGCCGCCCTCACCTACGAGGGCGGCGCGGCCTTCACCCGCGACACCAAGCACGACCTCGTGCTCCTCGCCGTCGTCAACATGGTCGGCGAGGACACCTTCTACGAGAAGGCCGGCGACCGCGACGACCGCTTCCGCACCCTCGTGCGCGCCGTCGCCGTCGAGGACGCCGACTGGACCGTCCGCTTCGTCGGCTGGCTGCGCGGCGAGGCCAACATGCGCTCCGCCTCGCTGGTCGCCGCTGCCGAGGCGGTCCGGGCCCGCCTGGACGCCGGTCTGCACGGCGACAACCGCCGCCTGGTCGACGCCGCGTGCCTGCGCGCCGACGAGCCCGGCGAGTTCCTCGCGTACTGGACCGCGTCCTACGGCCGCGCCGTCCCCAAGCCCGTCAAGCGCGGGCTCGCGGACGCCGTGCGCCGGCTGTACAACGAGCGGTCGCTGCTGAAGTACGACACCGACACCCGTGGCTACCGCTTCGCGGACGTCCTGGAGCTCGTCCACGCGGCGCCCGACCCGGCCAAGGCGGCATGGCAGGGGCCCCTGTTCAAGCACGCCATCGACCGCCGTCACAACCGGGACGAGGCCGTCCCGGACGCGCTGCGCATGCTGCGCGCCCGGGCCGAGCTGATGGCCCTGCCGGTGGCGGAGCGCCGGGCGGTCCTGGACCGGCCGGACGGCCCGGAGACGCTCGCGCGTGCCGGGATGACCTGGGAGGCCCTCGCGGGCTGGCTCCAGGGGCCGATGGACGCGGGCGCGTGGAGCGCCGTGCTGCCCTCCATGGGCCTCATGGCCGTCATCCGCAACCTGCGCAACCTGGACGAGGCCGCCGTGCCCGACGAGATCGCCGGGCAGCTCGCGGCGCGCCTCGCCGACCCGGAGCAGGTCGCGCGGTCCCGCCAGTTCCCGTACCGCTTCCTGTCCGCCTACCGCGCCGCGCCCTCGCTGCGCTGGGGCCACGCCCTGGACAAGGCGCTCACGGCGGCCACGGCCAACGTGCCGCGCCTGCCGGGCCGCACCCTGGTCCTCGTCGACACCTCCGCCTCCATGGGGAGCCCCGTCTCGGCCCGCTCCCAGGTCCGGCACGTGGACATCGGAGCCCTCTTCGGAGCCGTCCTCGCCCACCGCGGCTCGGACGTCGACCTGGTCGGCTTCGCCGACGGCCACTTCCGGCACAAGCTCAAGCCGGGCGGCTCGCCGCTGCGCGACATCGAGGCCTTCTGCGCGCGCATCGGCGAGGTCGGCCACGGTACGCAGACGGTCGACGCCCTCCGGGCCACCTACCGGGACCACGATCGGGTCGTGATCATCTCGGACATGCAGGCCTTCGCCCCCTGGGGCGGCGGCTCGGTGTCCACGGCGGTCCCGGCACAGGTGCCGGTGTTCGGCGTCAACACGACCGGCTACGCACCGGCCGTCCTCGACGCCGGCCAGCCGAACCGCTACGAGATCGGCGGCTTCAGCGACAAGCTGTTCACCATGGTCGGCCTGCTCAGCGGCAACGACCCGGCGGCCTGGCCCTGGGAAGCGGGCCGCGAGAGCGCGGCCTGA
- a CDS encoding DUF2510 domain-containing protein, translating into MTTPPGWYPEPGHTGNDAPALERWWDGTEWTEYTRSAQDPASATAPLPGYPPYQPGDVVAGGAPAVRSRGRIAIAVVAAVVVVGAVVGGVVALTSNGSSNDTSATQPNPSASAPFGGGQSGGPGDQGQGGPGGPGGGQSGAPSTAPSAVPSAEAGFLPDVLDGVSIPLPDGWSGGYDTSGKAVMVVGEYACPADATLSCARGGLNALPAKTAGLKATTAEAAAKEDISKAATEAYGTKAYGAITSHTQLKSEAVTVAGQKGYLVRWKVVTAKGDDGYVQSVVFPSPADSSKLVVLRFGFDVSSKAPTLSVMDTITKGVKETGSSSGTGV; encoded by the coding sequence ATGACGACCCCGCCCGGCTGGTACCCCGAGCCCGGGCACACAGGTAACGACGCCCCTGCCCTCGAACGCTGGTGGGACGGGACCGAGTGGACCGAGTACACCCGCAGCGCCCAGGACCCGGCCTCGGCCACCGCTCCCCTGCCGGGCTATCCGCCCTATCAGCCGGGTGACGTGGTGGCCGGGGGTGCCCCGGCGGTGCGCAGCCGCGGCCGGATAGCCATCGCCGTGGTGGCCGCGGTCGTCGTGGTCGGGGCGGTCGTCGGCGGTGTCGTCGCCCTCACCTCCAACGGCAGCAGTAACGACACTTCGGCCACCCAGCCGAACCCCTCCGCCAGCGCCCCCTTCGGCGGCGGCCAGAGCGGCGGCCCCGGCGACCAGGGCCAGGGCGGCCCGGGCGGCCCCGGCGGCGGGCAGAGCGGCGCGCCGTCGACGGCCCCGTCGGCCGTGCCGAGCGCGGAGGCGGGCTTCCTGCCGGATGTGCTGGACGGCGTCAGCATCCCGCTGCCGGACGGCTGGAGCGGGGGCTACGACACGTCCGGCAAGGCGGTGATGGTGGTCGGGGAGTACGCCTGCCCCGCCGACGCCACCCTGTCCTGCGCCCGGGGCGGGCTCAACGCCCTTCCGGCCAAGACCGCCGGGCTCAAGGCCACGACCGCCGAGGCCGCCGCCAAGGAGGACATCTCCAAGGCGGCCACCGAGGCGTACGGCACGAAGGCCTACGGCGCGATCACCTCCCACACCCAGCTCAAGTCGGAGGCGGTCACCGTCGCCGGGCAGAAGGGCTACCTGGTCCGCTGGAAGGTCGTGACGGCCAAGGGCGACGACGGCTACGTCCAGTCGGTCGTCTTCCCCTCGCCCGCCGACAGCTCCAAGCTGGTCGTGCTGCGCTTCGGCTTCGACGTCAGCTCCAAGGCCCCGACGCTGTCCGTGATGGACACCATCACCAAGGGGGTCAAGGAAACGGGCTCCTCCTCCGGCACCGGGGTATGA
- a CDS encoding 3-oxoacyl-ACP reductase, with amino-acid sequence MTQAEQAPVCRRLVGRTAVITGAGSGIGLATARRLASEGAHVVCADIDDTSGKAAATEVGGIFVKVDVTDAEQVDALFKAAYDTYGSVDIAFNNAGISPPDDDSILTTGIEAWKRVQDVNLTSVYLCCKAVLPYMQRQGRGSIINTASFVAVMASATSQISYTASKGGVLAMSRELGVQFAREGIRVNALCPGPVNTPLLQELFAKDPERAARRLVHIPLGRFAEAPEIAAAVAFLASDDSSFITGSEFLVDGGIASAYVTPL; translated from the coding sequence GTGACCCAAGCAGAGCAAGCACCGGTTTGCCGCCGTCTCGTGGGCCGCACCGCGGTGATCACCGGCGCCGGCAGCGGCATCGGGCTCGCCACCGCCCGCCGGCTGGCCTCCGAGGGCGCGCACGTCGTCTGCGCCGACATCGACGACACCTCCGGCAAGGCGGCCGCCACCGAGGTCGGCGGCATCTTCGTCAAGGTGGACGTCACCGACGCCGAGCAGGTGGACGCGCTGTTCAAGGCGGCGTACGACACCTACGGATCCGTCGACATCGCCTTCAACAACGCGGGCATCTCACCGCCCGACGACGACTCGATCCTCACCACCGGCATCGAGGCCTGGAAGCGCGTCCAGGACGTCAACCTGACCTCGGTCTACCTGTGCTGCAAGGCCGTCCTGCCGTACATGCAGCGCCAGGGCCGGGGCTCGATCATCAACACCGCGAGCTTTGTCGCCGTCATGGCCTCGGCCACCTCGCAGATCTCGTACACCGCCTCCAAGGGCGGCGTCCTGGCGATGTCCCGCGAGCTGGGCGTGCAGTTCGCCCGCGAGGGCATCCGGGTCAACGCGCTGTGCCCGGGGCCGGTCAACACGCCCCTGCTCCAGGAGCTGTTCGCCAAGGACCCGGAGCGGGCCGCGCGCCGGCTGGTGCACATTCCGCTGGGCCGGTTCGCCGAGGCGCCGGAGATCGCGGCGGCCGTCGCCTTCCTCGCCAGCGACGACTCCTCCTTCATCACCGGGTCGGAATTCCTGGTGGACGGCGGGATCGCGAGCGCTTACGTGACCCCCTTGTAA
- a CDS encoding aldehyde dehydrogenase family protein — protein sequence MRSPVLEVLNPATEEVIATVPAAGPRDVDAAVTRAARAQEGWAALAPADRARLLRRFAAVVDAHTDELAALEVREAGHTAGDARWEAGNVRDLLDYAAGGVERLNGRQIPVAGGIDITFLEPLGVVGVIAPWNFPMPIAAWGFAPALAAGNAVVLKPAETTPLTALRLAELALEAGLPEHLFQVLPGAGPVAGAALVEHPGVAKIVFTGSTAVGKQIMAKCADSLKRVTLELGGKSPNIVFADADLDKAAATAPGSFLDNAGQDCCARTRILVQRSVHDRFLELLEPAVQAVTVGDPADPATGMGPLISAAQRDRVAAYVGTSGDVAIRGRAPQGKGFWFPPTVLTPRDPAARVAVEEIFGPVAVVLPFDDEADALRLANATAYGLSGSIWTRDIGRALRLARGTRAGNLSVNSHSSVRYWTPFGGFKQSGLGRELGPDALTAFTETKNVFISTED from the coding sequence ATGAGGTCCCCCGTGCTCGAAGTGCTCAACCCGGCCACCGAAGAGGTGATCGCCACCGTCCCCGCCGCCGGGCCGCGGGACGTGGACGCCGCCGTGACCCGCGCCGCCCGCGCGCAGGAGGGCTGGGCGGCGCTGGCCCCCGCCGACCGGGCGCGGCTGCTGCGCCGCTTCGCGGCCGTGGTGGACGCCCACACCGACGAACTGGCCGCCCTGGAGGTGCGCGAGGCGGGCCACACGGCCGGCGACGCCCGCTGGGAGGCCGGCAATGTCCGGGACCTGCTGGACTACGCGGCCGGGGGCGTCGAGCGCCTCAACGGCCGGCAGATCCCGGTCGCGGGCGGCATCGACATCACCTTCCTCGAACCGCTCGGGGTGGTCGGGGTGATCGCGCCCTGGAACTTCCCGATGCCCATTGCGGCCTGGGGCTTCGCCCCGGCGCTGGCCGCGGGCAACGCGGTGGTCCTCAAGCCCGCCGAGACCACCCCGCTCACCGCCCTGCGGCTCGCGGAGCTGGCGCTGGAGGCCGGGCTGCCCGAGCACCTCTTCCAGGTGCTGCCGGGCGCCGGGCCGGTGGCGGGCGCGGCGCTGGTGGAGCACCCCGGCGTGGCGAAGATCGTCTTCACCGGCTCGACGGCCGTCGGCAAGCAGATCATGGCCAAGTGCGCGGACAGCCTGAAGCGCGTCACCCTCGAACTCGGCGGCAAGTCCCCGAACATCGTCTTCGCCGACGCCGACCTGGACAAGGCCGCCGCCACCGCCCCCGGCTCCTTCCTGGACAACGCCGGGCAGGACTGCTGCGCCCGCACCCGCATCCTCGTCCAGCGGTCCGTCCACGACCGCTTCCTGGAGCTGCTGGAGCCCGCCGTCCAGGCCGTCACCGTCGGCGATCCGGCCGACCCGGCCACCGGCATGGGTCCGCTGATCTCCGCCGCTCAGCGCGACCGCGTCGCGGCGTACGTGGGGACCTCCGGGGACGTCGCCATTCGCGGCCGGGCCCCGCAGGGCAAGGGCTTCTGGTTCCCGCCGACCGTCCTGACCCCGCGGGACCCGGCCGCCCGGGTCGCCGTCGAGGAGATCTTCGGGCCGGTGGCGGTCGTGCTCCCCTTCGACGACGAGGCGGACGCCCTGCGGCTGGCCAACGCCACCGCGTACGGCCTGTCCGGCTCCATCTGGACCCGCGACATCGGCCGCGCCCTGCGCCTGGCCCGCGGCACCCGGGCCGGCAACCTGTCGGTGAACTCCCACAGCTCGGTGCGCTACTGGACCCCCTTCGGTGGCTTCAAGCAGTCCGGGCTCGGCCGCGAGCTGGGCCCGGACGCGCTGACCGCCTTCACCGAGACCAAGAACGTATTCATCAGTACGGAGGACTGA
- a CDS encoding glutamine synthetase family protein, which translates to MVHRKAPLSTDELRRLVDTGEIDTVVVAFTDMQGRLQGKRFAARHFLDDVLEHGTEGCNYLLAVDADMNTVDGYAMSSWEQGYGDFAMLPDLATLRRTPWDAGTALVVADLHWLDEAAAPVVASPRQILRRQLDRLAERGWAAYVGTELEFIVFKDTYEQAWSGGYRDLTPANQYNVDYSLLGTGRVEPLLRRIRNEMGAAGMRVESAKGECNLGQHEIAFRYDEALTTCDQHSVYKTGAKTIAAQEGFALTFMAKYDMREGNSCHIHLSLREEDGGAVFADDEGHMSETMRHFLAGQLAALRDFSLLYAPNINSYKRFRPGSFAPTAVAWGPDNRTCALRVVGHSPAALRLENRVPGGDVNPYLAVAGMIAAGLYGIEHKLALPEPVTGNAYTAEAVQHVPTTLREAAQLWEASPIAAAAFGEEVVGHYLNMARVEQDAYDTAVTDWERYRSFERM; encoded by the coding sequence GTGGTGCACCGCAAAGCCCCGCTGAGCACCGATGAACTGCGGCGACTCGTCGACACCGGCGAGATCGACACGGTCGTCGTCGCCTTCACCGACATGCAGGGCCGTCTCCAGGGCAAGAGATTCGCCGCCCGCCACTTCCTCGACGACGTCCTGGAGCACGGCACCGAGGGCTGCAACTACCTCCTCGCCGTGGACGCCGACATGAACACCGTCGACGGCTACGCGATGTCCTCCTGGGAGCAGGGCTACGGCGACTTCGCGATGCTCCCCGACCTCGCCACCCTGCGCCGCACCCCCTGGGACGCCGGCACCGCCCTCGTCGTGGCCGACCTGCACTGGCTGGACGAGGCCGCCGCGCCCGTCGTCGCCTCGCCCCGCCAGATCCTGCGCCGCCAGCTGGACCGGCTGGCCGAGCGCGGCTGGGCGGCGTACGTCGGCACGGAGCTGGAATTCATCGTCTTCAAGGACACCTACGAGCAGGCCTGGTCCGGCGGCTACCGGGACCTGACCCCCGCGAACCAGTACAACGTGGACTACTCCCTGCTCGGCACCGGCCGGGTGGAACCGCTCCTGCGCAGGATCCGTAACGAGATGGGCGCGGCCGGCATGCGCGTGGAGTCCGCTAAGGGTGAGTGCAATCTCGGGCAGCACGAGATCGCCTTTCGCTACGACGAGGCGCTGACCACCTGCGATCAGCACAGCGTCTACAAGACGGGCGCGAAAACCATCGCTGCGCAGGAGGGCTTCGCGCTGACCTTCATGGCGAAGTACGACATGCGCGAGGGGAATTCCTGTCACATCCACCTCTCGCTGCGCGAGGAGGACGGCGGCGCGGTCTTCGCGGACGACGAGGGCCACATGTCGGAGACCATGCGGCACTTCCTCGCCGGGCAGCTCGCCGCGCTGCGCGACTTCTCCCTCCTCTACGCGCCCAACATCAACTCCTACAAGCGCTTCCGCCCCGGCTCCTTCGCCCCGACCGCCGTCGCCTGGGGCCCGGACAACCGCACCTGCGCCCTGCGCGTCGTGGGCCACAGCCCGGCCGCGCTGCGCCTGGAGAACCGCGTGCCCGGCGGCGACGTCAACCCGTACCTCGCCGTCGCGGGCATGATCGCGGCCGGGCTGTACGGGATCGAGCACAAGCTCGCCCTGCCCGAGCCGGTCACTGGCAACGCGTACACCGCCGAGGCCGTCCAGCACGTGCCGACGACGCTGCGCGAGGCGGCCCAGCTGTGGGAGGCCAGCCCGATCGCGGCGGCGGCCTTCGGCGAGGAGGTCGTGGGGCACTACCTGAACATGGCCCGCGTCGAGCAGGACGCGTACGACACCGCAGTGACCGACTGGGAGCGCTACCGCTCCTTCGAACGCATGTGA
- a CDS encoding gamma-glutamyl-gamma-aminobutyrate hydrolase family protein: MSRPLIGISTYMEPSVRWGGWDFPAAVLPSGYPRLVQRSGGLAALLPPDDPAHAAGAVARLDALVISGGPDVDPVHYGDPRDPRTGPPAAERDAWELALIDAALSRGLPLLGICRGMQLLNVALGGTLIQHLDGHRGAVGVFGEHVVKPVPGTRYAALVPEAMPVPTFHHQALDRLGRDLVAGAHAEDGTVEAVELAGEPWVVGVQWHPEMAEDERVMRGLLAAVTTEA, encoded by the coding sequence TTGTCCCGTCCGCTCATCGGTATCAGCACCTACATGGAACCCTCAGTCCGCTGGGGCGGCTGGGATTTTCCCGCCGCCGTCCTGCCGTCCGGGTACCCCCGCCTCGTCCAGCGCTCCGGCGGCCTCGCCGCCCTCCTCCCCCCGGACGACCCCGCCCACGCCGCCGGGGCCGTGGCCCGCCTCGACGCCCTCGTCATCTCCGGCGGCCCCGACGTCGACCCGGTCCACTACGGCGACCCCCGCGACCCCCGCACCGGCCCCCCGGCGGCCGAACGCGACGCCTGGGAGCTCGCCCTCATCGACGCCGCCCTCTCCCGTGGCCTCCCCCTCCTCGGCATCTGCCGCGGCATGCAGCTCCTCAACGTCGCCCTCGGCGGCACCCTCATCCAGCACCTCGACGGCCACCGCGGCGCCGTCGGCGTCTTCGGCGAGCACGTGGTCAAACCCGTGCCCGGCACCCGTTACGCCGCGCTCGTGCCCGAAGCCATGCCCGTACCGACCTTCCACCACCAGGCCCTTGACCGGCTCGGCCGCGATCTGGTCGCCGGCGCCCACGCCGAGGACGGCACCGTGGAGGCCGTCGAGCTGGCCGGGGAGCCCTGGGTGGTCGGCGTGCAGTGGCACCCGGAGATGGCCGAGGACGAACGGGTGATGCGGGGGCTGCTCGCGGCCGTCACAACTGAAGCTTGA
- a CDS encoding GNAT family N-acetyltransferase yields the protein MSDLLFRPATSDDIPAIVAMFADDGLGRGRETPDDLAPYYAAYERVAADPNQHLTVAERNGQPVGVLQLSVIPGLSRRGATRSIVEAVRVHRDARGTGLGTRLMEWAIEESRRLGCSLVQLTSDNARTDAHRFYEKLGFTGSHVGFKLQL from the coding sequence ATGAGTGATCTTCTCTTCCGTCCCGCCACCAGCGACGACATTCCCGCGATCGTCGCGATGTTCGCCGACGACGGCCTGGGCCGGGGCCGGGAAACCCCGGACGATCTGGCGCCCTACTACGCCGCGTACGAGCGGGTGGCCGCCGACCCGAACCAGCACCTCACGGTCGCGGAACGGAACGGACAGCCGGTCGGGGTGCTGCAACTGTCCGTCATCCCGGGCCTGTCCCGGCGCGGGGCGACGCGGTCGATCGTCGAAGCCGTCCGCGTCCACCGCGACGCGCGCGGCACAGGCCTGGGCACCCGGCTCATGGAGTGGGCCATCGAGGAGTCCCGCCGCCTCGGCTGCTCACTGGTCCAGCTGACCTCCGACAACGCCCGCACCGACGCACACCGCTTCTACGAGAAGCTGGGCTTCACCGGCTCACACGTGGGCTTCAAGCTTCAGTTGTGA
- a CDS encoding cytochrome c oxidase assembly protein: MGLPELTGGRFLGYWDVDPVAMALVLLLGGAYAWGVVRVRGRGERWPVARTVAFSVLGLGTIVFATMSALAVYDRVLFWPAAVQNILLDLIAPIGLALGDPLSLAYRALPPRLAGRLRGAVSGRTVRLLTFPLVSSVLVVATELSVYFTPYFETALRVRAVHEVMYLHLLLVGCLFVLPMLTREELLPAWCTHPVRAALVFLDGVFDAIPGVVVMTSGTLVAGHWYAAHARGWGPGVDLDQQIGGGAMVAIAELVGLVFLIAVFAEWVRAERSRTAELDRRLDAEQASPAASATASASEPDRVRPWWETDPGQVGQRFRSSGR, from the coding sequence ATGGGGTTGCCGGAGCTGACCGGTGGTCGTTTCCTCGGGTACTGGGACGTGGACCCGGTGGCGATGGCCCTTGTCCTGCTGCTCGGCGGGGCGTACGCCTGGGGCGTCGTAAGGGTGCGCGGTCGCGGGGAGCGCTGGCCGGTGGCGCGGACGGTGGCGTTCTCGGTGCTGGGCCTGGGCACGATCGTGTTCGCGACGATGTCGGCGCTGGCCGTCTACGACCGGGTGCTGTTCTGGCCGGCGGCGGTCCAGAACATCCTCCTCGACCTGATCGCGCCCATCGGGCTCGCGCTGGGCGATCCGCTGTCGCTGGCGTACCGCGCCCTGCCACCCCGGCTCGCCGGGCGCCTGCGCGGGGCGGTGAGCGGCCGGACCGTACGCCTGCTGACCTTTCCGCTGGTCAGTTCCGTGCTGGTGGTCGCCACCGAACTGAGCGTCTACTTCACCCCCTACTTCGAAACGGCGCTGCGTGTGCGCGCGGTCCACGAGGTGATGTACCTCCACCTCCTCCTCGTCGGGTGCCTGTTCGTCCTGCCCATGCTGACCCGCGAGGAGCTGCTGCCGGCGTGGTGCACGCACCCGGTGCGGGCGGCCCTGGTCTTCCTCGACGGCGTCTTCGACGCCATTCCCGGCGTCGTCGTCATGACCAGCGGCACCCTCGTCGCCGGGCACTGGTACGCGGCACACGCCCGTGGCTGGGGCCCGGGCGTGGACCTGGACCAGCAGATCGGCGGGGGCGCGATGGTCGCCATCGCCGAGCTGGTCGGCCTGGTCTTCCTCATCGCGGTGTTCGCGGAGTGGGTCCGCGCGGAGAGGTCCCGGACGGCCGAGCTGGACCGGCGGCTGGACGCCGAGCAGGCCTCACCGGCGGCGTCGGCGACGGCATCGGCATCCGAGCCGGACCGGGTGCGTCCCTGGTGGGAGACGGACCCGGGCCAGGTCGGACAGCGCTTCCGCTCCTCCGGCCGGTGA
- a CDS encoding amino acid deaminase/aldolase, whose amino-acid sequence MSDRAADRARYDRATAHLDAPVAIVDLEAFDANAADLVRRAGGKPIRVASKSVRCRALLERVLGRKGFAGIMSFTLEESLWLARAGFDDILLAYPSADRSAFAELAADPKLAGAVTVMIDDVAQLDLIDASRGGGSEIVRVCLELDTSLRMLRGRVRIGALRSPLREPAQLAEVAREVARRPGFRLVGIMAYEGHIAGVGDSVAGRPLRSGAIRLMQATARKELAVRRAEVVRAVRAVAPDLEYVNGGGTGSVQTTAAEDSVTEIAAGSGLYVPRLFDNYTSFRGRPAALFAHPVVRRPGVGIVTVLGGGYPASGAAGPDRLPVPYLPEGLRYDPQEGPGEVQTPLIGAVADDLLIGDKVWFRHAKAGELCERFDSLQLVEGDRVTGVVPTYRGEGKTFL is encoded by the coding sequence ATGTCAGATCGCGCAGCCGACCGCGCCCGGTACGACCGGGCCACCGCACACCTCGACGCGCCTGTGGCCATCGTCGACCTCGAAGCCTTCGACGCCAACGCCGCGGACCTCGTCCGGCGGGCGGGCGGCAAGCCGATCCGTGTCGCGTCCAAGTCCGTACGCTGCCGGGCGCTGCTGGAGCGGGTGCTGGGCCGCAAGGGCTTCGCCGGGATCATGTCCTTCACCCTGGAGGAGTCGCTGTGGCTGGCCAGGGCCGGCTTCGACGACATCCTGCTGGCCTACCCCTCGGCGGACCGTTCCGCCTTCGCCGAACTGGCCGCGGACCCCAAGCTCGCGGGCGCGGTCACCGTGATGATCGACGACGTGGCCCAGCTCGACCTGATCGACGCCTCGCGCGGCGGCGGCTCGGAGATCGTCCGCGTATGCCTTGAGCTGGACACCTCGCTGCGCATGCTGCGCGGGCGGGTTCGCATCGGCGCCCTGCGCTCCCCGCTGCGCGAGCCCGCCCAACTCGCCGAGGTGGCCCGCGAGGTGGCCCGCCGGCCCGGCTTCCGGCTGGTCGGCATCATGGCCTACGAGGGCCACATCGCCGGGGTCGGCGACTCGGTGGCGGGCCGCCCGCTGCGGTCCGGGGCCATCCGGCTGATGCAGGCCACGGCGAGGAAGGAACTGGCGGTGCGCCGCGCCGAGGTCGTACGGGCGGTGCGCGCGGTCGCCCCCGACCTGGAGTACGTCAACGGCGGCGGCACGGGCAGCGTCCAGACCACGGCCGCCGAGGACTCCGTCACCGAGATCGCCGCGGGCTCCGGGCTCTACGTGCCCCGGCTCTTCGACAACTACACGTCCTTCCGCGGCCGCCCCGCCGCGCTGTTCGCCCACCCCGTCGTCCGCCGCCCCGGCGTCGGCATCGTCACCGTCCTCGGCGGCGGCTACCCCGCCTCCGGCGCGGCCGGCCCCGACCGGCTCCCGGTCCCGTACCTGCCCGAGGGGCTGCGCTACGACCCCCAGGAGGGGCCCGGCGAGGTGCAGACGCCGCTGATCGGCGCGGTCGCGGACGACCTGCTGATCGGCGACAAGGTCTGGTTCCGGCATGCCAAGGCGGGTGAGCTGTGTGAGCGGTTCGACTCGCTCCAGCTGGTGGAGGGCGACCGGGTGACGGGGGTCGTGCCGACGTACCGGGGCGAGGGCAAGACGTTCCTCTAG
- the mycP gene encoding type VII secretion-associated serine protease mycosin: MSRVRAGRLQGTVLSLAAAALALAVLPAAPARADAVRDADWALSALHAQQAWQTSKGKGITVAVLDTGVDGTHPDLTGQVLTGKDMVGFGAQRGDSSWAKHGTGMAGIIAGHGHGYGDADGVMGIAPEARILPVRVILEDKDPQRKKARTTRGGALAEGIRWAADNGADVINLSLGDDSKTAHPEPQEDQAIQYALAKGVVVVASAGNGGKEGNRASYPAAYPGVIAVAAVDRYGNRADFSTSRWYAAVSAPGVDVVIADPDRHYYEGWGTSTASAYVSGTAALIRSAYPRLGPAQIKELLEDTTRDNPSGGRDDSVGTGLIDPAAALTAAARLKPEGPVPTPSAYAQRYFGDGPSVARLSSGQETSGGLGDGIAIGFAVAGCVLTAMAVGLRNRRRRPVRSRTPPQPY, encoded by the coding sequence GTGAGCAGGGTACGAGCCGGCCGTCTGCAAGGTACGGTGCTCAGCCTGGCCGCGGCCGCGCTGGCGCTGGCCGTCCTGCCCGCCGCTCCCGCGCGGGCGGACGCCGTACGGGACGCAGACTGGGCGCTGAGCGCCCTGCACGCCCAGCAGGCCTGGCAGACCAGCAAGGGCAAGGGCATCACGGTCGCCGTCCTGGACACCGGGGTCGACGGCACCCACCCCGACCTCACCGGGCAGGTGCTGACCGGCAAGGACATGGTCGGCTTCGGCGCCCAGCGCGGCGACAGCTCCTGGGCCAAGCACGGCACCGGCATGGCCGGGATCATCGCCGGGCACGGCCACGGCTACGGTGACGCCGACGGGGTCATGGGCATCGCGCCGGAGGCGAGGATCCTCCCCGTACGCGTGATCCTGGAGGACAAGGACCCGCAGCGGAAGAAGGCCCGCACCACCCGTGGCGGAGCGCTGGCCGAGGGCATCCGCTGGGCCGCCGACAACGGCGCCGACGTCATCAACCTCTCGCTCGGCGACGACAGCAAGACCGCCCACCCCGAGCCCCAGGAGGACCAGGCGATCCAGTACGCCCTGGCCAAGGGCGTCGTCGTGGTCGCCTCGGCCGGCAACGGCGGCAAGGAGGGCAACCGGGCCTCCTACCCGGCCGCCTACCCCGGCGTGATCGCGGTCGCCGCCGTGGACCGCTACGGCAACCGCGCCGACTTCTCCACCAGCCGCTGGTACGCCGCCGTCTCCGCGCCCGGGGTCGATGTCGTCATCGCCGACCCCGACCGGCACTACTACGAGGGCTGGGGCACCAGCACCGCCTCCGCGTACGTCTCCGGGACCGCCGCCCTGATCCGCTCGGCGTATCCCAGGCTCGGTCCGGCCCAGATCAAGGAGCTGCTGGAGGACACCACCCGCGACAACCCCTCCGGCGGCCGCGACGACTCGGTCGGCACCGGCCTGATCGACCCGGCCGCCGCCCTCACGGCGGCCGCCAGGCTCAAGCCCGAGGGGCCCGTGCCCACCCCGTCGGCGTACGCGCAGCGGTACTTCGGCGATGGGCCGAGCGTCGCGCGGCTCTCCTCGGGGCAGGAGACCAGCGGCGGGCTCGGCGACGGGATCGCGATCGGCTTCGCGGTCGCGGGCTGCGTACTGACCGCCATGGCGGTCGGACTGCGGAACCGCAGGCGCCGGCCGGTCAGAAG